The genomic region ATCGCCAGCGCCTCGAGTTCCAGCCCCCGCAGGTCGAGCCGGCCCTGGCCCATCCCCAGCCGCAGGTCCAGGTCGTAGCGCACATCCGGGTGCAGCCCCAGCTTCCAGCGCGGCGCCCGCCCCTGAAAGCGCAGGTTCCGCCCTTCGCTGCGGAGGCGGAGCGTCGCCCGGTCCCGCCGGCGCTGCCTTTCGAGGAGGATCCGCTGACGCGGGAGGCGCTCCAGTTCGGCTTCGAGCAGGGCCGTGGCGTCCTCGGGGAGCGCGGAGAGCTCGAGCCGTGCCACGGGGGCGTCGAGCCGGAAGCTGGCGGACCGCACCTCCTCGGCGAGCGGCACCTGCAGCTCCTCGCGAACGAACGGGCCCGAGGACGACGGCCCGAAGGCGAGCCAGAACCCCGCGGCGAGCAGCAGACCGACGAGGACGAGGAGCGACAGCCGCCGCCCCCGGGGGTCGCGTCCGAAGAGCAGTTCCAGGCCCAGGGCGACCAGCAGCAGCGGCCAGAGCCGCCAGACTTCGCGAACCGCGCCGGGGAGGTAGCCGAGGTCGGCCAGCAGCCAGACCAGCCCGACCGCGACCAGGATCCAGCCCAGCGTCACCCGCGGCCCCCCTTGGGCAGCAGGAAGTAGACCCCGAGGGCGATCAGGAGCAGGGCCCCCAGCAGCGAGCCGTCGATCCACCAGAGCCCGAGGTTTTCCAGCAGCAGCCAGAGGCCCAGGACGACGAGGGTCAGACCCCCGTAGAACCTCAGCTTGGACGGCTCGGTTTCTCCGGTGACGCGACGCACGCTCTCCTCGAGCTCGCGCACGCCTTCCTGCAGCCGATCTTCCAGGGGTCGCGCTTCTTCGCCCTCGCGCGGCAGGACGAAGACGAGGAGCAGGTAGACCAGCGCGAAGACGGGTTGCACCACGACGAGCACGAGGGCGATGAGACGCACCAGGTCGACGTCGAGGCCAAAGTACTCCGCCAGACCACCGCAGACGCCGGCCAGCAGGCGGTGGCGCTCGCTGCGCACCAGCCGTTTACCCTCCATGTGGGACCTCCACGAACAGTCTACCGCATGACGTTTAACCCGGACCCCACGCAAAATGCGCGGGTTATAATACCTGCGGCCGCCACGCGGCGGTATCCAGCACGGGAGGTGCCTTTTGAAACTCCACGAATTCCAAGCAAAAGAGTTGTTGGCCCAGTACGGCGTACCCGTGCCTCCGGGCAAGGTGGCCTACGGCCCCGAAGAAGCCGAGCGCATCGCCAAGGACTTCGGCAAGCAGGTGGTCATCAAGGCCCAGGTCCACGTGGGCGGTCGCGGCAAGGCCGGGGGCGTCAAGCTAGCCCAGCCCGAAGAGGCACGCGAGGTTGCGGGCAAGATCCTGGGGATGGACATCAAGGGCCTCACGGTCAAGAAGGTTCTGGTGGCCGAGGCCGTGGACATCGCTCGTGAGTACTACGCGGGCCTGATCATCGACCGCTCGAGCCAGCGCGCCGTCCTCATGGTGAGCAAGGAGGGGGGCGTGGACATCGAGGAGGTAGCCCGCACCAACCCCGAGGCCATCGTCAAGTTCCCCGTCGACCCCCACAAGGGGTTGCGCCACTTCGAGGCGCGCGAGGTCGTCAAGCAGGCGGGGCTCGAGGGCAACCTCAACCGGCTCGCGAACGTGATCGTGCAGCTCTACAACGCCTTCGCGGGCGTGGACGCCTCGCTCGCCGAGATCAACCCCCTGGTCGTCACCGAGCAGGGTGAGATCATCGCCGCCGACGCCAAGATCGACCTGGACGACAACGCCCTCTTCCGCCACCCCGACCTGGCCAAGCTGCGCGAGGTCGAGGCCGAACACCCGCTCGAGATCGAGGCCAGCAACTACGGCTTCGCCTACGTCAAGCTGGACGGCGACGTGGGCGTGATCGGCAACGGGGCGGGACTGGTGATGTACACCCTCGACCTGGTGAACCGCGCCGGCGGCAAGCCCGCCAACTTCCTCGACATCGGTGGCGGGGCCAAGGCCGAGGTCGTCTACAACGCGGTCAAGCTGGTGGCCAAGGACCCGGACGTGAAGGGCATCTTCATCAACATCTTCGGGGGCATCACCCGCGCCGACGAGGTGGCCAAGGGCGTAATCCAGGCGCTCGAAGAGGGCCTCGTCAAGGTGCCGGTGGTGATGCGCGTCGCCGGGACCGCCGAGGAAGAGGCCAAGAAGCTGCTCGAGGGCAAGCCGATCTACCTCTACCCGAACTCGCTCGAGGCCGCGAAGGCGATCGTCACCATGGTGGGAGGCGCGAAGTGAGCATCCTGATCAACAAGGACACGCGCGTGCTGGTGCAGGGCATTACCGGCCGCGAGGGGCGTTTCCACGCCGAACAGATGCAGAAGTACGGCACCAAGATCGTCGCCGGCGTGACCCCCGGCAAGGGCGGCCAGGAGGTCCTGGGCGTGCCGGTTTACGACACCGTCAAGGAAGCGGCCGCGAACCACGAGATCGACGCCTCTATCATTTTCGTGCCAGCGGCGGCCGCGGCTGACGCGGCGCTCGAGGCCGCCCACGCGGGCATCCCCCTGGTGGTGCTGATCACCGAGGGCATTCCCACCCTCGACATGGTGGCCGCGGTCAAGGAGATCAAGGACCTGGGCGTGCGCCTCATCGGCGGCAACTGCCCGGGTCTCATCTCCGCCGAGGAGTCCAAGCTGGGCATCATGCCGGGCCACGTCTTCAAGAAGGGCAAGGTGGGGCTGATCTCGCGTTCCGGCACCCTCACCTACGAGGCCGCGGCGGCGCTCAGCGAGGCCGGCCTGGGGACGACCACCACCGTGGGCATCGGCGGCGACCCCATCATCGGCACCACCTTCAAGGACCTGCTGCCGCTTTTTAACGAGGACCCCGAAACCGAGGCCGTGGTGGTCATCGGCGAGATCGGCGGCTCCGACGAGGAAGAGGCCGCAGCCTGGGTGCGGGAGCACATGACCAAGCCGGTCGTGGGCTTCATCGGCGGCCGCAGCGCCCCCAAGGGCAAGCGCATGGGGCACGCCGGCGCCATCATCATGGGCGACGTCGGCACCCCCGAGTCGAAGCTGAAGGCCTTCGCCGAAGCGGGCATTCCCGTGGCCGACACGATCGACGAGATCGTGGAGCTCGTTCGTCAGAAGCTCGGCTGAGGTTTCCTGCGAAGAAAGGGGGGCGGCCGCGGCCGCCTCCTTTTTCTGCCGTGGTGCGCCGTCACGCCCGGCTGGGGCGGCGGGCGGCGTCTTGGTAGTCACGCCAGAAGACGCGGACCCGCTGGTAGATCCAGGTGAGCAGGAAGAGGGTCTGGGGCAGCACCGTGTCCCAGCCGGCCACCACCGCGAGGAAGGCGGCGTGGAAGAGCAGGGGTTCGAGGGCGCGCGCGCGGGCGGCGGGCCGCTCGAGCAGCCGCCACCAGGCGCGGCCCTGGACCGGGACCAACAGGGTCGCGTAGCCGGCGTAGGCCAAGAGCGGCCAGCCGCCGGAGCGAACCAGGCCCAGCGCCACCAGCAAGAGCCCGGCGAAGGCCGCGACCCGCAGGGCGTCGAGCGCGCTCCTGAAGGCCGCGGCCGTTCCGGTTTCCACCGCGGACAGCTCACGGCTTGCGGGGGGCAGGAACCCCGCTCCGGCGACCCAGACGGCGTCGGGCCAGAAGTAAAAGAGCGCCTCTTCGTCGCCGTCGGCTTCGTGGCAGGGGAGGAAGCCCGCGGGCACGGGCGCCGTACCCCAGGTGAGCCGCCGCCCCTCGTGGCCGGCGAGGTAGTCCTCGGGCCGGGGGGCCAGGCCGTAGGCGAGCCAGTAGTCGGGAACGCCCTGCAGTACGAGGTAGAACCAGGGATCGCACTCCACGCTTGCCCCGGGCGTCTCCAGCCGGCACCAGGCGTGGGGCGCGGGATCGTTGAGCAGCAGGTGGCCGAGCACCAGCTCGCCGCGCCAGCCGCGTTCGCGGGCCGCCTGGAGAACGCTCTGCGCCAGCGTCAGCGCCGCCTCGCCGGGCCCGGACTCCCCGCCGCCGTCAAGCCGGTAGCCCTGCTCCTGGAGGCGGGCGAAGACGTCCTCGATCAGCGACCCCACTTCCCCGGTCAACGCCGCGGGGCGCGCCTCGAAGATCGGTTCGGTATCGAGATCGAAATCAAGCGCCAGTTCGGCTCCGGCGCCGAGCTCGAAGCAGGCGAGCGTTCGGCCTTCGTCGCTCTGCCGCTGGCGCGCGGGTTGGGAAAGCCGGGCGTCGTGGATGCGCTGCCCCGGCCGGTCGCCGGGCAGCGTCAGGTAGAGGCGCGAGGGGCGGTCGGGCGGGGAGGGGTGGCGGTAGCGAACGCGGAAGCGCATCGTTACCGCCCATCCTACCCCGGCCCGCGGCTAGCCCAGCAGCTTCAGCAGCGGCTGTGGTTCGGGGAAGAGCTCCTCGGGGCGCGCGCCGATGAAGGCCGCGGCCCCGGCGTAGACGCTGCGGAAGTCCACCTGGTAGCGCAGGTCGCCGTCGTCGAGGTCGTCGAGGTTGTACCCGGGCCCCTTGAACCCGCCGACCCCGGGCCCGAGGGCGAACATCAGCCCCGCCTTGCCGTGGTCGGTGCCGCCAGAGGCGTTTTCCTCGACCCGCCGGCCGAACTCGCTGAAGCCCAGGATAAGCACGTCGTTCTCGCGCCCAAGGGCCTTGAGGTCTTGGGAAAGGGCGCTCAAGCCGGCGGCCAGCTGCTCGAGCAGCCCCGGCTGGCGCCCCAGCTGATCGGCGTGGGTGTCGAAGCCGCCCAGGGCCACGTAGTAGACCCGGGCGTCGAGCCCGCCGGCGATCATCCGCACCACGTCGCGCAGGGCGTTGCCGAAGCTGCCGCGCGGGTAGTCGGCCGCGGGCTCGTAGCCGCGCAGCCCCTGCACCCGGCGGGTGTCCTCGAGCAGGCGCTCCATGGCTGCGCGCGCAAGCTCGGCCGGGCCATTGCGGGGCTGGCGCAAGCCCTGTTCGAAGCGGGCGAGCGCCCGCTCGGGCAGCCGCAGGCGGAAGCCCTCGAGCCCGTTCAGGGCCACGCCCTGCCGCGCTTCCCCGCGCAGTGCCAGCGGGGTGGACAGCCCCAGGTTGACGGCGCAGAACGGGTCTTCCTGCTCGTCGAGCCAGCGGCCCAGCCAGCCCTGCATGCTCTTGCGGCTCGGGTCGGCGCTGTGCCAGATGGCCATGGAGACGAAGTGGCTGCGGCTGGCGTCGGGGTACCCCACCGCAGGGATCAGGGCCAGCCGTCCCTGCTCCCACTGGGGCAGCAGCGCCCGCAGGGCGGGGTGCAGGCCCAGGTCCCGACCCAGGTCGAGCACCTTCGCGGCGGGCACGGCCAGATTGGGGCGGACGCTGCGGTAGGCGCGGTCGCGGAAGGGGACGAGGGTGTTCAGGGCGTCGTTGCCCCCGGAGAGTTGAACGACGACCAGCACCTTGTCCCGCTCCTTGGCGGCCCGCGCGGTGCGGGTGAGCAGCGAGGGGGCGGCCCCGCCCGCGGCCAGGGTGGTGAGCATGCGCTGTACGAATCTGCGGCGGTTCATGGCTTCCTCCTAGAGCATCTGCCCCTCGGGCAGTACGGCGGCGTAGGCGTCCTCGGCGCCGTCCATGAAGACGGAAAGGTCGGCGTCCTCTTCCAGCAGCGCCGGCAGCAGGTTGAGCCGCACCAGCAGCGCCGCGTCCCCCAGCCAGGCGCGTCCCCCGGGCCAGCCGGCGACGTTGGGGGGCTGGAAGGGGACCTGCCCCATGCCGATCAGCGCCCGCGCCAGGGCGCGTTCGGGCGCCGGCTTGCCCACGTAGAGCAGGCCGATCAGGTACTCGACCGGCGACTTCACCAGCGCGTTGCGCGCCTCGGGGGCGTAGAAGGCCTCGTGGGTGAAGAGCCAGCGCAAAAGGCCGTAGGTTCCCTCGAGCCGCAGCACCTCCGCCGCGCGCTCCACCAGTTCCCGGGGCGGTTCGGGGGCGAGGTAGAAGCGCAGCAGCTTGCCCGCGAGGAAGCGGTAGGTCTGCGGCTCTTCGCCGAGCACGGCGAGCACTTCCTCGCCGCCGCGTACCGTACGCCCCAGAAAGGTCTTGGGGGCGGGGTCGTGCCAGCGCTCACGGAACTCAAAGGTAATCGGCCGCCCCTCGGCGCGCGCCTTGCGGGGGGAGGTGACGGACCAGCCGGTGAACGCCCGCGCCGCCGCCTTGACGTCGGCCTCGGTGTAGTGGCCTTCGCCCAGGGTGAAGAGCTCCATCAGCTCGCGGGCCCAGTTCTCGTTGGGGTGCTCCTTGCGGCTCTTGGCGTTGTCCAGGTAGACGAGCATGGCGGGGTCGCGGGCCATGGCCTCGAGCAGCTCGGGGAAGGAGCCCGGGCCCAGGCGCCGGAAGGTCTGGTTCTGCTCCCAGATCAACCGCCCCAGCTTTACCTTCTGAAACTCGCTGACGAAGTGGCCGCTCCAGAAGAGCACCAGCCGCTCCGCCGCCGGGGTGGGGGTGGTGAGCCAGTGGTCGAACCAGTGCCGCACCAGTGCCCGGTGGATGCGGCCGCGGTTGGCCTTGGGGTCGTCGTCGATGGCGGGATCGGGGGCGGGCGCGGGGGTGCGGAGCAGCTGCTCGACCGCGCGCTCCAGGCCCATCTCCGCGAGCTGGGCGGTCTCTTCGCGGCGGCCGCGCGCCGCCGCGCGGCGCAGCAGGTGCGCGGCCTCGTAAGGGGTGAACGGTCCTCGGTACATGCGGCCTCCTTGACGCCAAGGTAGCCCGCGCCCCGGGGCGCGGGGATGAACGCCGGGTTAACGGGGGTTCATGTTAGCCGAAGTATTCCTCGATCTGCTCGGGGGTGATGAGGACCTCGCGCGGCTTCGAGCCCTGGTGCGGGCCGACGATGCCCATGGCCTCGAGCAGGTCCATCAGCTTGCCGGCGCGGGCGTGCCCCACCGAGAGCCGCCGCTGCAGGCGGCTGACCGAGGCCTGCCCCTCCTCGACCACGATCTCGGCGGCGCGTTTCAGGTAGGGGTCGGAAAAATCGAGCGGCAGCTCCCCCTGGACCGCGTTGGTGTTGACGCCCAGCGCCAGCGGACCGTCGAAGTCGGCGCCGTAGGCTTCGGCGAAGGCGTCCTCGAAGTCCTGTGCCCGCAGGTACTCGGTCACGCGCCGGATCTCGCGGTCGGAGAGGAAGGGGCCCTGCAGGCGGACGGGCTTGGGCAGGCCGGGCTGGTGGAAGAGCATGTCGCCCTGACCGATCAACCGCTCGGCTCCGGTGCTGTCGAGGATGGTGCGGGAGTCGTGGCTGCTCGAGACCGCGAAGGCGATGCGCGCGGGCACGTTGACCTTGATCAGGCTGGTGAGGATGTCCACGCTGGGCCGCTGGGTCGCGAGGATCAGGTGCATCCCGGTGGCCCGGGCCATCTGGGCGAGGCGCAGGATGGCCTGTTCCACCTCCTTGGGGCTGGTGATCATCAGATCGGCCAGCTCGTCGATGACGATGACCAGAAGGGGCAGCTCGGGCTCGCCCAGCTCGCGCATCTTGGCGTTGAACTGCTCGAGGTTGCGCGCCCCCACCTGGCTCATCATCTTGTAGCGCCGCTCCATGTGGGCCACCGCGCCCAGCAGCACCCCGGCGGCGTCGGCGGGGTTGGTGACCACGCCGCGTACCAGGTGGGGAATGCCGTCGTAGGGCGTCAGCTCGACCATCTTGGGGTCGATCATCAAGAGCCTGAGCTTGCTCGGCAGGTAGCGGTAGAGCAGGCTCATCACCAGGGTGTTGACGCAGACCGACTTGCCCGAGCCGGTGGAGCCGGCGATGAGCAGGTGGGGCATCACGGCCAGGTCGCGCACCCACATCTCGCCGTCGATGCTCTTGCCCAGGATGAGCGGCAACCGGTCCTTGCTGCGCTGGTAAGCGGGGTGGCGCAGCGCCTCGCTGAAGCGGACGAGCTCGCGCTCGGCGTTGGGCACCTCGAGGCCGATCACGTGCTTGCCGGGGATGGGCGCTTCCACGCGCACCGAGCCGACCGCAAGCGCGCGGGCGATGTCGTTGGCGAGGCCGGCGATGCGGCTGATCTTCTCGCCCGGAGCCGGTTCCACCTCGAAGCGGGTCACGCTGGGGCCGCGGGCCCAGTCGACGACGCGGGCGGCCAGGTTGAAGTGCGAGAGGGTTTCGTTGATGATCTCGCCGCGCCGCGCCGCCTCCTCTTCCAGTTCCTTGCCGCCGGCGCGCCGGGGCTCGGGCGGATCGAGCAGTTCGAAGGCGGGCAGCGCCGGTGCCCGGCTCGGGGCGACGGGTTGGGTCGGCGGCGGCGCGGTTCGGGGTCGCGGCGGCGGGTCCGCGACGGCCGCGGGGGGGTCGGCGGGCGCGGGCGCCGCTTCGGCCGCCTCGGTCTCCACGCGGGGCGGTGCGGCGACGAGGCCGCCGCTCTTGAGGATCTGCGCCGCGGCCGGATGGTAGTCCGCGGGGTGGGCCTCGGCCCAGTCGACCCAGCGTTCCCAGGCCTCGGCGCGGTTCGCTACCTCGTCGAGCGCCTCCCGCAGGTTGCGCCAGCGTTCGGCCCGCTCCTCGCGGTGCCGGTCGACGCGGCCGAGCGCCGCGGGGTCGGCCTCCAGCGCCTCGAGGTCCTGCGCGACGGCGGCGTTCAGCTCGGCGTAGCGCTTCTTGATGGCCGCCAGCTCCAGCTGCAAAGCGGCGCGCCGTTCGTCGAGTTCACGCCAGAGCGGCGGCTCGTTCGTGGCCAGGGGGTTGCGCAGCGTTCGTTCCAGCGCTTCGACCTCGGCGATCCAGTCGGGGGGCTCGCTACGCAACCGGGTCAGCAGCTCGGCCGCCCGCTGTTCCATGAAGGCGGCGAGCAGCTCGCGGCTGCGCGCCACCTCGTCGGCCTCCTCGCGGGTGCCGCGCCGGGCCAGGCGTTCGAGGTCTTCCTTGAGCTCGCGCAGCAGCCCGTGGTCGGGGTAGCGCTCCAGCAGGGTGCGCACCTCGTCCAAAAGCGCACGCGCCTGCAGGCGCACCCGCCCCCACTCCCTGCGGCGGTCGCGCTGGTCGCGCCAAGCGGCGTAGAGACGCGCCGCGGCGCGCGCCACCCGCCGCAGGCTCTGGGCCAGGCCCCAGAAGGGGGGGTGCCCGGTCCAGAGGTCGACCACCGCCCAGACGACGAGCGCGAGCAGCAGCAGCCCCGCGTTTCCGAGCTGGTCGTGCAGCCACAGGTAGGCGCGGGCGCCCCAGACCCC from Oceanithermus desulfurans harbors:
- a CDS encoding LiaI-LiaF-like domain-containing protein, which translates into the protein MTLGWILVAVGLVWLLADLGYLPGAVREVWRLWPLLLVALGLELLFGRDPRGRRLSLLVLVGLLLAAGFWLAFGPSSSGPFVREELQVPLAEEVRSASFRLDAPVARLELSALPEDATALLEAELERLPRQRILLERQRRRDRATLRLRSEGRNLRFQGRAPRWKLGLHPDVRYDLDLRLGMGQGRLDLRGLELEALAIRAGVGDLTVFFPAKGGYAARVEGGVGRLALLLPPGLPVELDVERGIGRVAVSGLGGGGRRWYSAGAGPPLRLTVEAGVGQVEVRVLEAAPYPEGD
- a CDS encoding PspC domain-containing protein, with the protein product MEGKRLVRSERHRLLAGVCGGLAEYFGLDVDLVRLIALVLVVVQPVFALVYLLLVFVLPREGEEARPLEDRLQEGVRELEESVRRVTGETEPSKLRFYGGLTLVVLGLWLLLENLGLWWIDGSLLGALLLIALGVYFLLPKGGRG
- the sucC gene encoding ADP-forming succinate--CoA ligase subunit beta produces the protein MKLHEFQAKELLAQYGVPVPPGKVAYGPEEAERIAKDFGKQVVIKAQVHVGGRGKAGGVKLAQPEEAREVAGKILGMDIKGLTVKKVLVAEAVDIAREYYAGLIIDRSSQRAVLMVSKEGGVDIEEVARTNPEAIVKFPVDPHKGLRHFEAREVVKQAGLEGNLNRLANVIVQLYNAFAGVDASLAEINPLVVTEQGEIIAADAKIDLDDNALFRHPDLAKLREVEAEHPLEIEASNYGFAYVKLDGDVGVIGNGAGLVMYTLDLVNRAGGKPANFLDIGGGAKAEVVYNAVKLVAKDPDVKGIFINIFGGITRADEVAKGVIQALEEGLVKVPVVMRVAGTAEEEAKKLLEGKPIYLYPNSLEAAKAIVTMVGGAK
- the sucD gene encoding succinate--CoA ligase subunit alpha yields the protein MSILINKDTRVLVQGITGREGRFHAEQMQKYGTKIVAGVTPGKGGQEVLGVPVYDTVKEAAANHEIDASIIFVPAAAAADAALEAAHAGIPLVVLITEGIPTLDMVAAVKEIKDLGVRLIGGNCPGLISAEESKLGIMPGHVFKKGKVGLISRSGTLTYEAAAALSEAGLGTTTTVGIGGDPIIGTTFKDLLPLFNEDPETEAVVVIGEIGGSDEEEAAAWVREHMTKPVVGFIGGRSAPKGKRMGHAGAIIMGDVGTPESKLKAFAEAGIPVADTIDEIVELVRQKLG
- a CDS encoding DUF1501 domain-containing protein translates to MNRRRFVQRMLTTLAAGGAAPSLLTRTARAAKERDKVLVVVQLSGGNDALNTLVPFRDRAYRSVRPNLAVPAAKVLDLGRDLGLHPALRALLPQWEQGRLALIPAVGYPDASRSHFVSMAIWHSADPSRKSMQGWLGRWLDEQEDPFCAVNLGLSTPLALRGEARQGVALNGLEGFRLRLPERALARFEQGLRQPRNGPAELARAAMERLLEDTRRVQGLRGYEPAADYPRGSFGNALRDVVRMIAGGLDARVYYVALGGFDTHADQLGRQPGLLEQLAAGLSALSQDLKALGRENDVLILGFSEFGRRVEENASGGTDHGKAGLMFALGPGVGGFKGPGYNLDDLDDGDLRYQVDFRSVYAGAAAFIGARPEELFPEPQPLLKLLG
- a CDS encoding DUF1800 domain-containing protein, with the protein product MYRGPFTPYEAAHLLRRAAARGRREETAQLAEMGLERAVEQLLRTPAPAPDPAIDDDPKANRGRIHRALVRHWFDHWLTTPTPAAERLVLFWSGHFVSEFQKVKLGRLIWEQNQTFRRLGPGSFPELLEAMARDPAMLVYLDNAKSRKEHPNENWARELMELFTLGEGHYTEADVKAAARAFTGWSVTSPRKARAEGRPITFEFRERWHDPAPKTFLGRTVRGGEEVLAVLGEEPQTYRFLAGKLLRFYLAPEPPRELVERAAEVLRLEGTYGLLRWLFTHEAFYAPEARNALVKSPVEYLIGLLYVGKPAPERALARALIGMGQVPFQPPNVAGWPGGRAWLGDAALLVRLNLLPALLEEDADLSVFMDGAEDAYAAVLPEGQML
- a CDS encoding DNA translocase FtsK, which codes for MASKKPKKPPAKKQRLQRGDLEALALVLLAGSFFLAASFYPEPPLSGALGSDLKRAALRHLGYLTYLIPLPLALAALGLLLARPLKGLLRHTFFLFAVGALGLPFAAALGSELSGVWGARAYLWLHDQLGNAGLLLLALVVWAVVDLWTGHPPFWGLAQSLRRVARAAARLYAAWRDQRDRRREWGRVRLQARALLDEVRTLLERYPDHGLLRELKEDLERLARRGTREEADEVARSRELLAAFMEQRAAELLTRLRSEPPDWIAEVEALERTLRNPLATNEPPLWRELDERRAALQLELAAIKKRYAELNAAVAQDLEALEADPAALGRVDRHREERAERWRNLREALDEVANRAEAWERWVDWAEAHPADYHPAAAQILKSGGLVAAPPRVETEAAEAAPAPADPPAAVADPPPRPRTAPPPTQPVAPSRAPALPAFELLDPPEPRRAGGKELEEEAARRGEIINETLSHFNLAARVVDWARGPSVTRFEVEPAPGEKISRIAGLANDIARALAVGSVRVEAPIPGKHVIGLEVPNAERELVRFSEALRHPAYQRSKDRLPLILGKSIDGEMWVRDLAVMPHLLIAGSTGSGKSVCVNTLVMSLLYRYLPSKLRLLMIDPKMVELTPYDGIPHLVRGVVTNPADAAGVLLGAVAHMERRYKMMSQVGARNLEQFNAKMRELGEPELPLLVIVIDELADLMITSPKEVEQAILRLAQMARATGMHLILATQRPSVDILTSLIKVNVPARIAFAVSSSHDSRTILDSTGAERLIGQGDMLFHQPGLPKPVRLQGPFLSDREIRRVTEYLRAQDFEDAFAEAYGADFDGPLALGVNTNAVQGELPLDFSDPYLKRAAEIVVEEGQASVSRLQRRLSVGHARAGKLMDLLEAMGIVGPHQGSKPREVLITPEQIEEYFG